In Daucus carota subsp. sativus chromosome 4, DH1 v3.0, whole genome shotgun sequence, one DNA window encodes the following:
- the LOC108219139 gene encoding UDP-glycosyltransferase 73C4, with protein sequence MASQSQQLHIILIPFLAQSHILPILDFAKLLSQRDLLITILTTPLNSISIQSMIDHATISTHAKIILITVPFPSIQVGLPEGCENMDTLPSPDMAFNLFAGCDMLQEPVLKMLSEFEVRPSAIVSSNALAWTGQVACSLGVPRYAFQTISCFSMLVSHNVGRMNVGESVVSDTEAFEVRDLPDKIVITKLQMPKTGLQRGADVKSIVQKMKEAEGFTRGMVVNSFEEMEPRYVEGFKNMGRRIWCIGPVSLCNQDSVDKLERGGRRGAIDENVCLKWLDSMARRSVIYACFGSIGRIPSAQIIETGLGLEASECPFIWIIRKKDVSEQVEKWLDDEKFEGRVRGRGLIIRGWAPQVAILSHPSVGGFITHCGWNSTLEAICAGVPMITWPMFAEQFYNEKLVVNVLKIGVRVGVEIGMKSELEDENKVFVTRVQVTEAIEHLMDDPERITRAKELSKLATKATSDGGSSFLNITALIQDIMEQTISK encoded by the coding sequence ATGGCCTCCCAAAGTCAACAGCTCCACATAATCTTGATACCCTTCTTAGCCCAGAGCCATATTCTCCCAATCCTAGACTTCGCAAAACTCCTATCCCAACGTGACTTACTCATAACCATTCTCACCACACCTCTCAATTCCATCTCAATTCAATCCATGATAGACCATGCAACAATTTCTACCCATGCTAAAATCATATTAATCACAGTCCCCTTTCCGTCGATACAAGTAGGCCTCCCAGAAGGCTGCGAGAACATGGACACTCTGCCTTCTCCTGACATGGCCTTCAATCTTTTTGCTGGTTGTGACATGTTGCAAGAGCCTGTTCTGAAGATGCTGTCTGAGTTTGAGGTTCGGCCTAGTGCTATCGTGTCTTCGAATGCTCTGGCTTGGACTGGTCAAGTTGCGTGTAGTTTGGGGGTTCCTAGGTATGCTTTTCAGACTATATCTTGTTTCTCTATGTTGGTGTCTCATAATGTTGGACGTATGAATGTTGGTGAAAGTGTTGTGTCGGATACGGAGGCTTTTGAGGTAAGGGATTTGCCTGATAAGATTGTGATCACCAAGTTGCAGATGCCGAAAACGGGGTTACAGAGAGGGGCGGATGTTAAGAGTATTGTGCAGAAAATGAAGGAGGCTGAGGGTTTCACAAGAGGGATGGTGGTGAATAGTTTTGAGGAAATGGAGCCTAGGTATGTGGAAGGGTTTAAGAATATGGGAAGGAGGATTTGGTGTATCGGTCCGGTGTCGTTGTGTAATCAGGATTCGGTGGATAAGCTAGAAAGGGGTGGGAGAAGAGGGGCAATTGATGAAAATGTATGTTTGAAATGGCTTGATTCTATGGCACGGAGATCTGTTATTTATGCCTGTTTTGGGAGCATTGGTAGAATTCCATCGGCTCAGATTATTGAAACTGGATTGGGATTAGAAGCTTCAGAATGCCCGTTTATCTGGATCATTAGGAAAAAGGATGTTTCTGAGCAAGTAGAAAAATGGCTAGATGATGAGAAGTTTGAGGGGAGAGTCAGGGGAAGAGGCCTAATAATCCGAGGATGGGCACCTCAGGTTGCAATCCTATCCCATCCTTCAGTTGGGGGATTCATAACGCATTGTGGATGGAATTCGACACTGGAAGCAATTTGTGCAGGGGTGCCAATGATAACTTGGCCCATGTTTGCAGAACAGTTTTATAATGAAAAACTCGTGGTCAATGTGCTCAAAATTGGTGTTAGAGTCGGGGTTGAGATTGGCATGAAAAGTGAATTGGAGGATGAGAACAAAGTGTTTGTCACCAGAGTGCAAGTGACAGAGGCTATAGAGCACCTGATGGATGATCCAGAGAGAATAACAAGAGCTAAAGAGCTTAGTAAGTTAGCAACAAAAGCCACAAGTGATGGAGGATCTTCTTTCTTGAACATAACTGCGTTGATCCAAGATATCATGGAACAAACCATCTCCAAATGA